CAGCCCTCGCCAATCAGATCATCGAGGTCTTCAGGGCGATGCTGCTGAAAAGCGGTGTTGAAACGCTCCATGAGCTTGCGGGTCATTTCGCTGTCGGCGTTCATCTTTCTTCCTCGCTGAGTGAGATAGAGCCTCGCCCTGGAAGGGGGGGCTCGACGTAGTCGGCTGCTGGGGCCAATGGCTCGGGCGGTTGGGTCAATCCGGCAGGGGAGCCGACTGGCCCGGCAATTTCGAGTATCCCAGCGCTTCGATGATCCGGCCGTCGCGGACGCGCATCAGGTTGACGCCCCGTAGCGACTGGTCGTCGCCGAAGTGGAACCGCCAGCGAATGGTGGCACGGTCGCCCAGTGCGTGCGTTTCTTCGACTTCGAAATGGGCAACCGTGTTGCTGGCGAGGGCCTCCCAGAACGCAAGGCAGGCGTCATAGCCTACGTATCGCGTGCCATCGGGGGCCGGCTGAATAGACTCCATCACGCAGTCAGGTGCGATCAGGTCTTTGAGTTTTGCGGGATCGCGATCGAGGAATACCCGGTTGAACTGCTCGATGACTTCTGCCGTTTCGTTGGTCTGCATAATTTCCTCAAAGACAGACAGGTCTGTATATTCAACATACAGATCTGTCTGCTAGAGTCAACGACATGAACAAGAGCGCCCCGCAAACCGATTCTGGAGCAAGCCCCGCGCGCCGCCGCCTGCTCGATACCGCAACTCGTCTTTTCTACGCCGAGGGCATCCGTGGCGTGGGCATCGATCGCATCATCGCCGAAGCGGGCGCCGCAAAGGCGACGTTCTATAACCACTTCCCGTCGAAGGACGATCTGGTTCTCGCATACATCGAAGAGCAGGACCAATTGGGACGGAAGGCTGTGTCAGAGCTGCCCAAGCAACCTCCGCGCCAGACGATCACAGCGATCTTCGGACGCATCAGCGCCGCCGTCGTCGGCGAGGATTATCGGGGCTGCCCATTCCTCAACGCGGCCGCGGAATACCCGGACGCGAAGAGCCCCGTTCGGCAAGCCATCAAGGCGCAGCGTGCTTGGTTTCACGCCGTATTCAGCAAACTGCTGGTGGCGGATGGCGACGCAGCCCCATCCGCCACTGCATCTTTGCTGGTCGCACTATACGACGGCGTTCTCGAAACCGCATATCTGGATGATTCGG
The nucleotide sequence above comes from Ensifer adhaerens. Encoded proteins:
- a CDS encoding TetR/AcrR family transcriptional regulator, with product MNKSAPQTDSGASPARRRLLDTATRLFYAEGIRGVGIDRIIAEAGAAKATFYNHFPSKDDLVLAYIEEQDQLGRKAVSELPKQPPRQTITAIFGRISAAVVGEDYRGCPFLNAAAEYPDAKSPVRQAIKAQRAWFHAVFSKLLVADGDAAPSATASLLVALYDGVLETAYLDDSARIPALVEEALGRLLAQR
- a CDS encoding nuclear transport factor 2 family protein, translated to MQTNETAEVIEQFNRVFLDRDPAKLKDLIAPDCVMESIQPAPDGTRYVGYDACLAFWEALASNTVAHFEVEETHALGDRATIRWRFHFGDDQSLRGVNLMRVRDGRIIEALGYSKLPGQSAPLPD